Proteins encoded in a region of the Salipiger sp. CCB-MM3 genome:
- the rodA gene encoding rod shape-determining protein RodA: MSYLEYNVKTTPTGWRKVLYINWPLVILLTAVACVGFLMLYSVAGGRLDTWAEPQMKRFGLGLAAMFVVAMVPIWLWRNLSVLAYLGSLALLVAVELFGTVGMGAQRWIDIGFMRLQPSELMKISLVMVLAAYYDWLPLKKTSRPLWVFLPILLILAPTGLTLIQPDLGTALLLMIGGGLIMFLAGVHWAYFAVVIAAGVGTIYTVFESRGTDWQLLKDYQFKRIDTFLDPSTDPLGAGYHITQAKIAMGSGGWTGRGFMQGTQSRLNFLPEKHTDFIFNTLAEEFGFVGGMSLLTLYVLILLFCIFAALRNRDRFSSLLTLGIGLTFFLYFAVNMSMVMGLAPVVGVPLPMVSYGGSAMLVLMIAFGLVQSACIHRPR, translated from the coding sequence GTGAGCTATCTCGAATATAACGTCAAGACCACGCCCACGGGCTGGCGCAAGGTCCTCTATATCAACTGGCCGCTGGTGATCCTGCTGACCGCCGTGGCCTGCGTCGGCTTTTTGATGCTCTACTCGGTGGCGGGCGGACGGCTCGACACATGGGCCGAGCCGCAGATGAAGCGCTTTGGCCTCGGCCTCGCGGCGATGTTCGTCGTCGCGATGGTGCCGATCTGGCTCTGGCGCAACCTGTCGGTGCTCGCCTACCTCGGCTCGCTGGCGCTGCTCGTGGCGGTGGAACTTTTCGGCACCGTGGGCATGGGCGCGCAGCGCTGGATCGACATCGGCTTCATGCGGCTGCAGCCCTCCGAGCTGATGAAAATCTCGCTGGTGATGGTGCTGGCGGCCTATTACGACTGGCTGCCGCTGAAGAAGACCTCGCGCCCCCTCTGGGTGTTCTTGCCGATCCTGCTGATCCTCGCACCCACCGGGCTGACGCTGATCCAGCCCGACCTCGGCACCGCGCTGCTGCTGATGATCGGCGGCGGTCTGATCATGTTCCTCGCCGGGGTACATTGGGCCTATTTCGCGGTGGTGATCGCCGCGGGCGTGGGCACGATCTACACGGTCTTTGAGTCGCGCGGCACCGATTGGCAGCTGCTCAAGGACTATCAGTTCAAGCGCATCGACACGTTCCTCGATCCCTCGACCGATCCGCTTGGCGCGGGCTATCACATCACGCAGGCCAAGATCGCCATGGGCTCGGGCGGCTGGACCGGGCGCGGCTTCATGCAGGGCACCCAGTCACGGCTAAACTTCCTGCCCGAAAAACACACCGATTTCATCTTCAACACGCTGGCCGAGGAGTTCGGCTTTGTCGGAGGCATGTCGCTGCTGACGCTCTACGTGCTGATCCTGCTGTTCTGCATCTTTGCCGCGCTGCGCAACCGCGACCGCTTCTCCTCGCTGCTGACGCTGGGCATCGGGCTGACCTTCTTCCTCTATTTCGCGGTCAACATGTCGATGGTCATGGGCCTCGCGCCGGTGGTCGGCGTGCCGCTGCCGATGGTCAGCTATGGCGGCTCGGCGATGCTGGTGTTGATGATCGCCTTCGGACTGGTACAGAGTGCCTGTATCCATCGGCCCCGCTGA
- the mrdA gene encoding penicillin-binding protein 2 — MKRTQKDSADSWRRISRRALLLGGAQLGFAGMLGLRMHHMQVDQADEFRLLAEENRINIRLIPPSRGRIFDRKGKVVAENTPTYRITIVREDAGDVEDVIAKLSALVELDEDELNRALAEMRRSAPFLPITIADRVSWEAISRVAVNAPALPGVTPEVGLSRFYPQHGNFAHVVGYVGPVSERDLAKYEDPEPVLRIPRFQIGKVGVESKYEEQLRGKAGAKRVEVNAVGRVMRELDRREGDSGADIQLTIDADLQDYVQARLGHESASCVVMDVEKGDLLAIASAPSYDPNKFVRGISVGDYSILRENDHRPLASKTVQDAYPPGSTFKMVTALAALEAGVLSPDDTVWCPGHMEVGSRRFHCWKRRGHGHLNLEQALQQSCDVFFYDVALKVGIDRIADVGRRLGLGASPDVPMSAVTSGIMPDKDWKQRERGKGWLIGDTVNASIGQGFVLTSPLQLAIMTARISTGREIHPRLVKTIDGVETEVVGGQDLDINPNHLRWVRKGMSSVMNTSRGTGYRSRSVAEGYELAGKSGTAQVRNRVVSNEDVPWVERDHALFVGYGPVNAPRIAVSVVVEHGGGGSSAGAPILRDVALQALYGGTPPLDAYPSSDHEKIKELQERLDRERRERAEQVRGRA; from the coding sequence GTGAAACGCACCCAGAAGGACAGCGCCGACAGCTGGCGCAGGATTTCGCGCCGCGCGCTGCTGCTGGGCGGCGCGCAGCTTGGTTTTGCCGGGATGCTCGGGCTGCGCATGCACCACATGCAGGTCGATCAGGCCGATGAGTTCCGCCTGCTGGCCGAAGAGAACCGGATCAACATCCGCCTGATCCCGCCGAGCCGGGGCCGCATCTTCGACCGCAAAGGCAAGGTCGTCGCCGAGAACACGCCGACCTACCGCATCACCATCGTCCGCGAGGATGCCGGCGACGTCGAGGATGTGATCGCCAAGCTCTCGGCACTGGTCGAACTGGACGAGGACGAGCTTAACCGCGCGCTGGCCGAGATGCGCCGCTCGGCGCCCTTCCTGCCGATCACCATCGCCGACCGCGTGAGCTGGGAAGCAATCAGCCGCGTCGCGGTCAATGCCCCCGCCCTGCCCGGCGTCACGCCCGAAGTCGGCCTTTCGCGTTTCTATCCGCAGCACGGCAACTTCGCCCATGTGGTGGGCTATGTCGGCCCGGTCTCCGAGCGCGATCTTGCCAAATATGAGGACCCCGAGCCGGTGCTGCGCATCCCGCGCTTCCAGATCGGCAAGGTTGGGGTCGAGTCGAAATACGAGGAACAGCTGCGCGGCAAGGCCGGTGCTAAGCGCGTCGAAGTGAACGCCGTGGGCCGCGTCATGCGCGAGCTTGACCGCCGCGAGGGCGACAGCGGCGCAGACATCCAGCTGACCATCGATGCCGATCTGCAGGACTATGTGCAGGCTCGTCTGGGGCATGAATCCGCCTCCTGCGTGGTTATGGACGTGGAAAAGGGCGATCTGCTGGCGATTGCCTCGGCCCCCTCTTACGATCCCAACAAATTCGTGCGCGGCATCTCGGTGGGCGACTATTCGATCCTACGCGAGAACGATCACCGCCCGCTGGCGTCGAAAACCGTGCAGGACGCCTACCCGCCCGGCTCGACCTTCAAGATGGTCACCGCGCTGGCGGCGCTCGAGGCTGGCGTGCTCTCGCCCGACGACACGGTCTGGTGCCCGGGTCACATGGAGGTCGGCTCGCGCCGGTTCCACTGCTGGAAGCGCCGCGGCCACGGCCACCTGAACCTCGAACAGGCGCTGCAGCAAAGCTGCGACGTGTTCTTCTACGACGTGGCTTTGAAGGTTGGCATCGACCGTATCGCCGACGTCGGGCGGCGGCTGGGCCTTGGTGCCTCGCCGGATGTGCCCATGTCGGCGGTCACCTCGGGCATCATGCCCGACAAAGACTGGAAACAGCGTGAGCGCGGCAAGGGCTGGCTGATCGGCGATACGGTCAACGCCTCGATCGGACAGGGCTTCGTGCTGACCTCGCCGCTGCAGCTGGCGATCATGACCGCGCGCATCTCGACCGGGCGCGAGATCCACCCGCGGCTGGTGAAGACAATCGACGGCGTCGAAACCGAAGTTGTCGGCGGGCAGGACCTCGACATCAACCCCAACCACCTGCGCTGGGTACGCAAGGGCATGTCGTCGGTGATGAACACCTCCCGCGGCACCGGCTATCGCTCGCGTTCGGTGGCCGAGGGCTACGAACTCGCGGGCAAGTCCGGCACGGCTCAGGTGCGCAACCGCGTGGTCAGCAACGAAGACGTGCCATGGGTCGAGCGAGATCACGCGCTCTTTGTGGGCTATGGGCCGGTCAACGCGCCGCGCATCGCGGTCTCGGTCGTCGTCGAACACGGCGGCGGCGGCTCCTCGGCGGGGGCCCCCATCCTGCGCGATGTGGCGCTGCAGGCGCTCTATGGCGGCACGCCGCCGCTTGATGCCTACCCTTCGTCCGACCACGAGAAGATCAAGGAACTGCAGGAACGGCTCGATCGCGAGCGCCGGGAACGCGCGGAACAGGTCCGGGGGCGCGCGTGA
- the rpe gene encoding ribulose-phosphate 3-epimerase has translation MPLPETFDRSLKIAPSILSADFANFGAEIRAVEAQGADWIHVDVMDGHFVPNLTFGPPLVKAIRPHISTVMDVHLMIAPVDPYIEAFADAGADIITAHLEAGAHTHRTLQAIRATGAKAGLALNPGTPVEAAAPLLDLCDLVCLMTVNPGFGGQKFIHSQVAQVRKLREMIGDREIHIEIDGGVDPSTAPLVFEAGADVLVAGSAVFRGGSVENPAPYGENIRAIRASVGA, from the coding sequence ATGCCCCTGCCCGAGACCTTCGATCGCTCGCTGAAGATCGCCCCGTCCATCCTGTCCGCCGATTTCGCCAACTTCGGCGCCGAGATCCGCGCCGTCGAGGCGCAGGGCGCCGACTGGATCCATGTCGATGTGATGGACGGGCATTTCGTCCCCAACCTCACCTTCGGCCCGCCGCTGGTCAAAGCGATCCGCCCGCATATCTCGACGGTGATGGATGTGCACCTGATGATCGCGCCGGTGGATCCGTACATCGAGGCCTTCGCCGACGCCGGTGCCGACATCATCACCGCCCATCTCGAAGCGGGTGCACACACCCACCGCACGCTTCAGGCGATCCGCGCCACCGGTGCCAAGGCGGGACTCGCGCTCAACCCCGGCACGCCGGTCGAAGCTGCCGCCCCGCTGCTTGATCTGTGTGATCTCGTCTGCCTGATGACCGTGAACCCCGGCTTCGGCGGGCAGAAGTTCATCCACAGCCAAGTGGCACAGGTGCGCAAACTGCGCGAGATGATCGGCGATCGCGAGATCCACATCGAGATCGACGGCGGTGTCGATCCCAGCACAGCGCCGCTGGTTTTCGAAGCTGGCGCCGATGTGCTGGTCGCAGGCTCTGCCGTGTTCCGCGGCGGCTCAGTCGAGAACCCCGCGCCCTACGGCGAAAACATCCGCGCCATCCGCGCCAGCGTCGGCGCCTGA
- the mreC gene encoding rod shape-determining protein MreC, producing MAKNGSNGEDYSGPLKRLLLAVLILCLAGLFILWRIDSPRVERFRAQVIDTVMPGFDWAMAPVTGAVKILRDFQSYQRIHEQNQELRRELRQMTAWKEAALQLEQENAKLRDLNNVQLDPRLTYITGVVLADSGSPFRQSVLINVGSRDGIVDGWATMDGIGLVGRISGVGNNTARVILLTDATSRIPATIQPSGQRAMVVGDNSANPPIDFLENPDLVKPGDRIVTSGDGEVFPPGILIGQVAQDPGGRLRVRLAADYERLEFLRVLRDHGARRVNAPSGLILPEHPPESRAPEAETDPTVPPLSDVQEDGAEAGNG from the coding sequence ATGGCGAAGAACGGCAGCAATGGCGAAGACTATTCCGGCCCGCTGAAGCGCCTGCTTCTGGCGGTGCTGATCCTGTGCCTTGCGGGGCTGTTCATCCTGTGGCGGATCGACAGCCCGCGGGTCGAACGCTTTCGCGCGCAGGTGATCGACACGGTGATGCCGGGCTTCGACTGGGCGATGGCGCCGGTGACCGGCGCAGTGAAGATCCTGCGCGACTTCCAATCCTACCAGCGCATCCACGAGCAAAATCAGGAACTCCGGCGCGAATTGCGCCAGATGACCGCGTGGAAAGAGGCGGCGCTGCAGCTCGAGCAGGAGAACGCCAAGCTGCGCGACCTGAACAATGTGCAGCTTGATCCCCGTCTGACCTATATCACCGGCGTGGTGCTGGCCGACAGCGGCTCGCCGTTCCGGCAGTCGGTGCTGATCAACGTGGGCTCGCGCGATGGCATCGTCGATGGCTGGGCCACGATGGACGGCATCGGGCTTGTCGGGCGCATCTCGGGCGTCGGCAATAACACCGCGCGGGTGATCCTGCTCACCGACGCCACCAGCCGCATCCCGGCGACGATCCAGCCCTCGGGCCAGCGCGCCATGGTGGTGGGCGACAACAGCGCCAACCCGCCGATCGACTTTCTCGAGAACCCCGATCTGGTGAAGCCCGGCGACCGTATCGTCACCTCGGGCGACGGCGAGGTCTTTCCACCGGGCATCCTGATCGGACAGGTGGCGCAGGATCCGGGCGGACGTCTGCGGGTCCGGCTCGCCGCCGACTACGAGCGGCTGGAGTTCCTGCGGGTGCTGCGCGACCATGGCGCACGCCGGGTGAATGCCCCCTCTGGGTTGATCCTGCCCGAGCATCCGCCCGAAAGCCGCGCCCCCGAGGCCGAGACCGATCCCACCGTGCCGCCGCTCAGCGACGTGCAGGAGGACGGGGCGGAGGCCGGAAATGGCTGA
- a CDS encoding rod shape-determining protein MreD: MAESSRPAKVWMMRATFVALAFALIFYHLLPLDLMPASYAGPDVLTALCFAWALRRPDYVPALLVAAVMLLGDLLFQRPPGLWALLVLMATEFLKSRDRPRRETTFLQEWIAVAVVLAVITILFRLALALLIVPEGTSFLALMRYAMTVICYPLIVLLSQGLFGVRRMAPGDFDHAGRPM; the protein is encoded by the coding sequence ATGGCTGAAAGCAGCCGCCCGGCCAAGGTCTGGATGATGCGCGCCACCTTTGTCGCACTGGCTTTTGCGCTGATCTTCTACCATCTGCTGCCGCTTGACCTCATGCCCGCGAGCTATGCCGGTCCCGACGTGCTGACCGCCCTGTGCTTTGCCTGGGCGCTGCGCCGGCCTGACTATGTGCCCGCGCTGCTGGTGGCGGCGGTGATGCTGCTGGGCGATCTTCTGTTCCAGCGCCCGCCCGGTCTCTGGGCGCTGCTGGTGCTGATGGCCACGGAGTTTCTCAAGTCCCGCGACCGCCCGCGCCGCGAAACCACCTTCTTGCAAGAGTGGATCGCCGTGGCGGTGGTGCTTGCGGTCATCACGATCCTGTTCCGGCTGGCGCTGGCCCTCTTGATCGTGCCCGAGGGAACGTCTTTCCTAGCGCTCATGCGATACGCCATGACGGTGATCTGCTATCCTTTGATCGTCCTGCTGTCGCAGGGGCTGTTCGGCGTCCGCCGCATGGCGCCGGGCGATTTCGACCACGCGGGGAGGCCGATGTGA
- a CDS encoding 2-hydroxyacid dehydrogenase, with translation MTTTILFAAPEDAWDAYRAPLTEALDATGIDYRLARDIPAEEVDYVVYAPSSGLTDFTPFPRLKAVLSLWAGVEKIVGNPKLTVPLARMVDDEGLTQGMVEYVTGHVLRHHLGMDAHIVNPAHAWVNKAPPLARERPVTVLGLGMLGRACARQLAQIGFPVTGWSRTPREIEGLRCLSGSEGLSEALAGAQIVVTLLPFTPQTENTLGATELAQLAEGACIVNPGRGQLIDDEALLAALDSGRLGHATLDVFRIEPLPQDHPFWDHPKVTVTPHIAAETRADSASRVIAENVRRGVTGEPLLHLVDRDAGY, from the coding sequence ATGACCACCACCATCCTCTTCGCCGCCCCGGAAGACGCCTGGGACGCCTATCGCGCGCCGCTGACCGAGGCGCTGGACGCCACCGGGATCGACTACCGCCTCGCCCGCGACATTCCCGCCGAAGAGGTCGATTACGTGGTCTACGCGCCCTCCTCGGGCCTGACGGACTTCACGCCCTTTCCACGCCTCAAGGCGGTGCTGAGCCTCTGGGCCGGGGTCGAAAAGATCGTCGGCAATCCCAAGCTCACCGTGCCGCTGGCGCGGATGGTCGATGACGAAGGGCTGACTCAGGGCATGGTGGAATATGTCACCGGACATGTGCTGCGCCACCACCTTGGGATGGACGCGCATATCGTGAACCCGGCGCATGCCTGGGTGAACAAGGCGCCGCCACTGGCGCGCGAGCGTCCCGTCACGGTGCTGGGCCTCGGCATGCTGGGCCGCGCCTGCGCCCGGCAACTGGCGCAGATCGGCTTTCCGGTCACCGGCTGGAGCCGAACCCCGCGCGAGATCGAAGGCCTGCGCTGCCTGTCGGGCTCCGAGGGGCTGAGCGAGGCACTGGCGGGCGCGCAGATCGTCGTCACGCTGCTGCCCTTCACCCCGCAGACCGAGAACACGCTGGGGGCCACAGAGCTTGCGCAGCTGGCGGAGGGGGCCTGCATCGTCAACCCCGGCCGCGGCCAGCTGATCGACGACGAGGCCCTGCTGGCAGCGCTGGACAGCGGCCGTTTGGGCCACGCCACGCTCGACGTGTTCCGGATCGAACCGCTGCCGCAGGACCATCCGTTCTGGGATCACCCCAAGGTCACCGTCACGCCGCATATCGCCGCCGAGACGCGCGCGGACTCGGCCTCGCGGGTCATCGCCGAGAACGTGCGGCGCGGCGTCACAGGCGAGCCCTTGCTGCATCTTGTGGACCGGGACGCGGGATACTGA